The Silene latifolia isolate original U9 population chromosome X, ASM4854445v1, whole genome shotgun sequence genome contains the following window.
CAATTTGACATGTTCTGAGTCCTAGTCAGCGCCTAGCTAGTTTCAGTGTCAAAATGAAAGTACACCATATACTATAACTAGAGCTCGTGACTTGTGCGTCTTATGATTGGTAGAATTAAACAATTacggtccgtttttcttaagaccattgcttttggtttgaaataagacgggtaacatgtcatcattttacaataaaatgttgttattttttgataacatgttaccattattgttcacatcattttcagggtaaaaaatgacacctctagtcataacattttatgaattaattggttacattttcttaaaaaatgacaacattttatccgtctgacaaataagaccaaaagtgtccgtctgaaacaagaatttgtgaaacaattaaaatgCACATAAATATTCACTTgttgcctttttctttttctgGTCATAataaaatcacaaattctcactttagagGGATATTATTCATCTAAAACTGTTGACGGATAATGCATCTCTTACAAAATGAGAGTAGATAGATAGTGCAAGTGAGTGGGAAATaatggatacccccacttgccCTATCACTTGCAATTTTGTCAGAGATCCACTATTCTTTTACAATTTTAGACGGATAATGTCCATTTATAATGAAACAAATTGTTAAAAAATAGGTACTGTATATGACGACTTTGCTCTTAGAATGACTTTTAAGCAAGACTATTTTAAGTTTAGAACGACTTTGTTCATAAGTATtaccaataaaataataaatCATAAATTTAATAAGGTTGCATAAATAACTAACTTTTCTTCTAAAAAGAAAAGCACACACACTTGTATAAAGCTGTTTACATCAACATTGTTATTCGTAAATATAGGCGATATTGTAAAACCACCTTATGCAAACGACCAAATAAAATAGTCGTAATACAATAAGTAAGAGATCATTCCATAACCATGTACTCCATTTAATTTGTAAACATAAAATACAAGATGAACGAGAGTGGGTAGTCAGTAGCAGAGGAAGGAATAATGAaaaatggtggtggtggtggtggttgaacTCTTTTAAGAAGTCTTTCAATAGTGCATAGCATGTGGTCTGTGGCCTGCTGCTATGCTATACAAGGGCAACTATTTACAATTTACAATTTGCATGCCCATGAAATCCTTCTTTCTTTATATTTGTGGCCCGTTTTTGTCACCCAAATCTCTTAAAAAATTCTGTTGCCCCATCATTTCCCAATTTCCATCATAGTAGTTATACTTGTAAGTTAGTACTTCTTTGATCAAGACTTACGTTATTTCCTTGCTTTTGCATTATTGTCTAGTTTAAGCAATTCTCCAACTTATAAAGTTAGTATAAAGTATAACATCTTTCATTTCTTGTTGGACTTTTCTCCATGGATCCTATCTAATTTAGTCCAATTTTGATTCACTTTCGCATAAAAAATAAAATGTAACATCTTTACTAGGGCGGTACAATATCGAGAGTGACCTATTGTCCAGTATACCTCTTTCTTAACCACTAGTTTAAAACATTTTCGGTAATAAATTATTAACTTAACAAATAACATTATTCGTTTAAACCTTATCAGACACATAATTGTTAAAATTCATCTAACAAAATTGTATTATCCTTTTAAACTTCAATATATAACCTAGCTAGACAAAATGGTTGTACCTAGATTTTGGCCTTTGCAAAAACCATTGATACAATATTTGATTTGATAATATATACAGGCAGTATCAGATGAAGCGAGAGCAATGTACAATGGAGGAACAGCAGGACTAACATATTGGAGTCCAAATGTGAATATATTCCGTGACCCAAGATGGGGACGAGGACAAGAAACACCGGGTGAGGATCCGACTTTATCAGCCAAATATGCTGCAAGTTATGTCACGGGTCTTCAAGGAAATTATGGAAATAGGTTGAAGGTTGCTGCCTGTTGCAAGCACTATACTGCTTATGATCTTGATAATTGGAATGGCATGGACCGTTTCCACTTTAATGCTAAAGTAAGCCTTTTCATTTTTATCGTCTCTTCTAAAACTGTTTTATATTCTTTATATAGCTCATATTTTGCTATAAGTATCTAACGTCGATTTTTAGACAATTTTACGAACAATATATAACCGAGGCGTGCAACAGTCTATGTGGGTGGGTGAAAACCCAACTAAGTCATCCACCACAAGAGCACTAGTTATCCTAAAATATTAGTGAAACTGATAGCAGAACATATCATAAATCATTAAAATGGATAAGATTATATATTTAAGGGTGTGCGCCAAATTGGTCCTACTAGATTCGAATTGTGGGACTAAAGTttgttacaattaattgtaatttaaGGGATTTAATATGTGACATAAAGACATGCATAAATTGATTGGAGTTGTATGGTAGTGATTGAATCATGAAAGGGATTATTAGGGATAGGTGAGTTGTTTTATGTACAATCTAATAGTGACTTGATTTATAACATTTCTTGTACGCAACTTATGTTCATTTAACGTTTGATAATACAGCTAATCTCTTAATCATTTAATACCGACCTTTAATAATTTGTCTTTTTGTCGCAATAACCGTGATTTCTTAACGTTGAGTTTGGAACCAAAAACACGTGATGAATGACTGTACCAGTTAAATTAATAATCGAGATCTAATCTTTTAATTTCATGATGTAATTGACGAGATCAAAATGATTCACGGTCATTTTTCCGATTTAAGTACAAGGTTTTTCTATTATAGTTACGTTCAAGCTCACAactataaagatgttaattaattTCATGTATAGACTTTTAAATTTGTTGTTAATTGTAAACGTAGGTGAGCAAGCAAGATTTGGAGGACACATACAACGTACCGTTTAAGGCATGTGTACTAGAAGGAAAAGTTGCGAGTGTGATGTGTTCTTACAATCAAGTGAACGGCAAACCCACCTGCGCGGACCCTGACCTCCTCCGCAACACCATTCGTGGCCAATGGCATCTCAATGGGTAACTAATAACTCAACTACCTCACCTTATGACACGTATAAATCGAGAAATGTTGTTAGACTTAACTTTTTATTGCTAATTTGTTTTGCTAGGTATATTGTATCAGACTGTGATTCAGTTGGTGTACTATATGATGACCAACATTATACAAGGACACCCGAGGAAGCTGCAGCTGATACCATTAAAGCGGGTTAGTCGTCCCTATGAATCATGTCGGAATAAACAATTGATCTTTGACAGCTTCAACGTTTTAATTTAGATCGGACTCTGGTGCCCCTTTAACCTAAGGTTTGATGATTTTCAGGTCTAGACTTGGATTGTGGGCCATTCTTAGCAGTGCACACGGAGGGGGCCGTAAGACAGGGCTTAGTGACAGAGGCTGCTGTGAACCAAGCCTTGGCAAATACCATCACTGTCCAAATGAGGCTAGGCATGTTTGATGGTGAACCTTCAGCCCAACCTTACGGAAACTTAGGACCGAGAGATGTGTGTACTCCAGCCCATCAAGATTTAGCTCTTCAAGCGGCCCGTGAAGGGATTGTTCTGCTCAAGAACCAAGTCGGGTCATTGCCCTTGTCCACGGTCCGTCATCGTAACATTGCCGTTATTGGGCCTAACGCCCAGGCCACGACCACCATGATCGGAAACTACGCTGGTAATTAAACTCCATCGACTTACAAGCTTTCAAaacacaactttttttttttttttttttttttttttttttcaccttTGTATATCATATTTATGAATTATGAACCTTTTTACATGTTACTGAATGTCGGTAGGCATAGCGTGTGGATACACATCTCCCTTACAAGGCATATCAAGGTATGCAAGGACAGTCCTGCAAGCAGGATGTGCAGGAGTAGCATGCCCCAGTAACCAACAATTCGGACCAGCCATTGCAGCAGCAAGCCAGGCGGACGCGACAGTGCTAGTGATGGGGCTGGATCAATCAATTGAGGCCGAAGCCAGAGATCGAACTTCAGTCCTATTACCTGGCCACCAACAAGAGTTAATTTCAAGGGTGGCTATGGCCTCAAGAGGCCCAACCATTCTAGTGTTGATGTGCGGTGGGCCTGTGGATGTCACCTTTGCTAAAAATGATCCTAAAATTAGTGCCATTTTGTGGGTCGGTTATCCTGGTCAAGCTGGTGGCACTGCTATTGCCGATGTTCTCTTTGGTACTCATAATCCAGGTGAGTTCACCACCTCCTAATCcttaagggtccgtttggattgaaggaattggagagaaggggaggggagggaaagggagggatttaatttcctttgtttggataaaaaatatgggagaaaggaaatggaagggagagaaatgagaggacttattttccctcctatgtaacaaactataatctttccaaaggtggtaaagatttggaaagaaaataTTATTCGGATTTCTTATTATACCACCAacatccttcaatcctccatccattcttcatctccctccttcctccctTTCCATTTCCCTCATaattttgttatccaaacacccacatcccatttCGTCCTtctccccttctctcccctcccttcacctcccctcattccccctcccctccccatccctcctaaaattgtatccaaacggaccctaagaCTCGCTTTAAATCCAAATAAATTCCTTGGTTCA
Protein-coding sequences here:
- the LOC141617625 gene encoding beta-D-xylosidase 1-like isoform X1 translates to MSNPRKYSLIISLILVTISATHITSAWARAPFACDPRNGLTRSLRFCKVNLPIHARVQDLIGRLNLQEKVGLLVNNAVGVPRLGLQGYEWWSEALHGVSNVGPGTKFQGAFPAATSFPQVITTAASFNASLWQAIGQAVSDEARAMYNGGTAGLTYWSPNVNIFRDPRWGRGQETPGEDPTLSAKYAASYVTGLQGNYGNRLKVAACCKHYTAYDLDNWNGMDRFHFNAKVSKQDLEDTYNVPFKACVLEGKVASVMCSYNQVNGKPTCADPDLLRNTIRGQWHLNGYIVSDCDSVGVLYDDQHYTRTPEEAAADTIKAGLDLDCGPFLAVHTEGAVRQGLVTEAAVNQALANTITVQMRLGMFDGEPSAQPYGNLGPRDVCTPAHQDLALQAAREGIVLLKNQVGSLPLSTVRHRNIAVIGPNAQATTTMIGNYAGIACGYTSPLQGISRYARTVLQAGCAGVACPSNQQFGPAIAAASQADATVLVMGLDQSIEAEARDRTSVLLPGHQQELISRVAMASRGPTILVLMCGGPVDVTFAKNDPKISAILWVGYPGQAGGTAIADVLFGTHNPGGKLPNTWYPQDYVAKVSMADLDMRANPSTGYPGRTYRFYRGSVVFPFGFGLSYGRFTQTLAQAPTKVIVPLSSHYATKNITTLNNAVRVLHTNCEIPSVSLHIDVKNTGDLDGSHTILVFSTPPGDTRMPEKHLVGFKKVHVSAGSQQRVQMDVHLCKHLSVADEFGIRRIPIGVHTLHIGNDLKHQLSIQLN
- the LOC141617625 gene encoding beta-D-xylosidase 1-like isoform X2, whose amino-acid sequence is MSNPRKYSLIISLILVTISATHITSAWARAPFACDPRNGLTRSLRFCKVNLPIHARVQDLIGRLNLQEKVGLLVNNAVGVPRLGLQGYEWWSEALHGVSNVGPGTKFQGAFPAATSFPQVITTAASFNASLWQAIGQAVSDEARAMYNGGTAGLTYWSPNVNIFRDPRWGRGQETPGEDPTLSAKYAASYVTGLQGNYGNRLKVAACCKHYTAYDLDNWNGMDRFHFNAKVSKQDLEDTYNVPFKACVLEGKVASVMCSYNQVNGKPTCADPDLLRNTIRGQWHLNGYIVSDCDSVGVLYDDQHYTRTPEEAAADTIKAGLDLDCGPFLAVHTEGAVRQGLVTEAAVNQALANTITVQMRLGMFDGEPSAQPYGNLGPRDVCTPAHQDLALQAAREGIVLLKNQVGSLPLSTVRHRNIAVIGPNAQATTTMIGNYAGIACGYTSPLQGISRYARTVLQAGCAGVACPSNQQFGPAIAAASQADATVLVMGLDQSIEAEARDRTSVLLPGHQQELISRVAMASRGPTILVLMCGGPVDVTFAKNDPKISAILWVGYPGQAGGTAIADVLFGTHNPGEFTTS